Proteins encoded in a region of the Pseudothermotoga elfii DSM 9442 = NBRC 107921 genome:
- the isdE gene encoding heme ABC transporter substrate-binding protein IsdE has translation MKKNLSILVKAFAVTFIFLINVSVFTSTTSSDRPMRIIAGTVSVAEILYQLHAEVIAIPTTGYELPQGYKDLPRIGSPMNPDFEVILSLKPDIYISDDSLENSIKPKLEESGIKFKFVKLSSLDDLKTAILEIGSLVGKENEANQILDDIKKREAKILSKITTKRKPTVMIIFGAPGSFMLATEHSFVGSLVKKLGAKNVVTSPSAYVPINLESLILKQPDYILRFCHASPEAVWKMFEKEFKENKIWQSFEAVKKGNVFDLDSNYFGVSANLRSIEALEILAELLFE, from the coding sequence ATGAAAAAGAATTTATCGATCTTGGTGAAAGCTTTTGCCGTGACATTTATTTTCTTAATAAATGTTTCTGTTTTTACAAGCACAACTTCATCCGATAGGCCAATGAGAATTATTGCAGGCACAGTTTCTGTAGCAGAAATTCTCTATCAGTTACATGCAGAAGTTATTGCCATTCCAACAACGGGCTATGAACTGCCGCAGGGGTATAAAGATTTGCCGAGAATCGGAAGTCCAATGAATCCAGATTTTGAAGTGATTTTGTCGTTGAAGCCGGATATTTATATTTCTGACGATTCATTAGAAAATTCGATAAAACCCAAACTCGAGGAAAGTGGAATAAAATTCAAATTTGTGAAACTGAGTTCACTGGATGATCTCAAAACAGCAATTTTAGAAATTGGTAGTCTTGTAGGAAAAGAAAATGAGGCAAACCAGATATTAGATGACATTAAAAAAAGAGAAGCAAAGATATTGAGCAAGATAACCACAAAGCGAAAACCGACAGTTATGATTATTTTTGGTGCCCCTGGAAGCTTTATGTTAGCAACTGAGCATTCTTTTGTTGGTTCACTTGTTAAAAAATTAGGAGCAAAAAATGTTGTAACTTCTCCTTCAGCGTACGTTCCAATAAATCTCGAATCCCTTATTTTGAAACAACCTGATTATATTTTAAGATTTTGTCATGCAAGTCCTGAAGCCGTCTGGAAAATGTTCGAAAAAGAATTTAAGGAAAATAAAATATGGCAAAGTTTTGAAGCAGTGAAAAAGGGGAATGTTTTTGATCTTGACAGCAATTACTTTGGA